In Paracoccus aerodenitrificans, the following are encoded in one genomic region:
- a CDS encoding MFS transporter — protein sequence MQASSSRLFTPILIGGCIILLINFALRASFGVFQIPVQESYGWPRADFSMAIAIQNLAWGIGQPLFGALAERWGDRWAVILGSLLYALGLLMSALATSPAAMQLWEIAVGFGIAGTGFGVILAVVGRAASDENRSLALGIATAAGSAGQVFGAPLAEGLLSIMEWQSVFMTFAAISLTMMLFLPLLGPGRPASPSELEESMGSVLKRAFRDPSYLMIFAGFFSCGYQLAFITAHFPALVTEMCGPIAPGTLLHSIGITTTSSLGAWSISLIGAANIAGTIFAGWLGNRYSRKYLLAGIYTLRTLIAAAFILTPITPGSVILFSVGMGALWLATVPLTSGLVAYIYGLRYMGTLYGFVFLSHQLGSFLGVWLGGTLYDATGGYTLVWWVGVGVGAFSALIHLPVREAPSRLPAAVV from the coding sequence ATGCAAGCCTCATCTTCCAGATTATTCACCCCGATCCTCATCGGGGGCTGCATTATCCTGCTGATCAATTTCGCGCTGCGAGCCAGTTTTGGCGTTTTCCAGATCCCGGTGCAGGAAAGCTATGGCTGGCCGCGCGCGGATTTTTCGATGGCCATCGCCATTCAGAACCTGGCCTGGGGAATCGGACAGCCACTTTTCGGTGCATTAGCCGAACGCTGGGGAGATCGCTGGGCGGTGATCCTTGGATCGCTGCTCTATGCGCTTGGCCTGCTGATGTCGGCGCTTGCCACATCTCCGGCAGCCATGCAGTTGTGGGAAATCGCCGTGGGTTTCGGTATTGCGGGCACCGGGTTCGGCGTGATTCTGGCCGTGGTCGGACGCGCGGCAAGCGATGAGAATCGCAGCCTTGCCCTCGGCATCGCCACCGCAGCCGGATCGGCCGGACAGGTCTTCGGCGCACCTCTGGCAGAAGGCCTGCTGTCCATCATGGAATGGCAGAGCGTCTTCATGACCTTCGCGGCAATCTCGCTGACCATGATGCTGTTTCTTCCCCTGCTCGGGCCGGGCCGCCCCGCCTCTCCGTCAGAGCTGGAAGAGAGCATGGGTTCGGTGCTGAAACGCGCCTTCCGCGACCCGTCCTATCTGATGATTTTCGCCGGGTTCTTTTCCTGCGGCTATCAGCTTGCCTTCATCACCGCGCATTTCCCCGCGCTGGTGACCGAGATGTGCGGACCGATCGCGCCCGGCACGCTTCTGCATTCCATCGGGATCACCACGACATCATCGCTTGGGGCATGGTCGATTTCGCTGATCGGCGCGGCCAATATCGCCGGGACGATATTCGCGGGATGGCTGGGCAACCGCTATTCCCGGAAATACCTGCTGGCCGGGATTTACACGCTGCGCACGCTGATCGCCGCCGCCTTCATCCTGACACCGATCACTCCGGGCAGCGTGATCCTGTTCAGCGTCGGCATGGGTGCGCTGTGGCTGGCAACCGTGCCGCTGACCTCGGGTCTGGTCGCCTATATTTATGGGCTGCGCTATATGGGAACGCTGTATGGTTTTGTCTTTCTCAGCCACCAGCTTGGGTCGTTCCTGGGCGTCTGGTTGGGTGGCACGCTGTATGACGCAACCGGAGGCTACACGCTAGTCTGGTGGGTCGGGGTCGGAGTCGGCGCATTCTCGGCGCTGATCCATCTGCCCGTGCGCGAGGCGCCCTCGCGCCTGCCCGCAGCGGTCGTCTGA
- a CDS encoding porin, which translates to MKKVLFATTALVMTAGIAAAQENNVAVTGDARMGLIYDGEDAQFSSRARIRFTATGESDAGLSYGATFRVDHQDDSGGKASNGTAGAVWISGAYGKLEMGDVVSAAEEAIGDLYAVGYTEGGFGYDVEEFTYLTGDGVNTDQGPNLLYSYSFDRFSFYASASDGVDTDWATTDGADEYNEFGDRDSDALSDQVAYSIAAKYDAGNWWAALSYAKHDEQKEVGVAAGITMNQFSAKAVYLDYQDRDSLVIESGGANFADIGVTFDNGYELEKSYGLSAEYNMDALTIGGFWRRDEFNSDLINPVTGDDFGDVDADSFGLGAEYDLGGGAVLAGGIIDTDYLNDTVVDAGIRFKF; encoded by the coding sequence ATGAAAAAGGTTTTGTTTGCGACCACCGCGCTCGTAATGACCGCAGGTATCGCCGCAGCCCAAGAGAACAACGTGGCCGTCACCGGCGACGCCCGTATGGGTCTTATCTATGATGGCGAAGACGCTCAGTTCAGCAGCCGTGCTCGTATCCGTTTCACCGCCACCGGTGAAAGCGATGCCGGTCTGTCCTACGGTGCGACTTTCCGTGTTGACCACCAGGACGACTCGGGAGGCAAGGCTTCCAACGGTACCGCTGGTGCGGTCTGGATTTCGGGTGCCTACGGCAAACTGGAAATGGGCGACGTCGTATCGGCTGCTGAAGAAGCAATCGGTGACCTGTATGCAGTCGGCTACACCGAAGGCGGCTTTGGCTACGACGTTGAAGAATTCACCTACCTGACCGGTGACGGTGTGAACACCGATCAGGGTCCGAACCTGCTGTACAGCTACAGCTTCGATCGCTTCTCGTTCTATGCTTCGGCATCGGATGGCGTCGACACCGATTGGGCGACGACCGATGGCGCTGACGAATATAACGAATTCGGCGATCGCGACTCCGACGCACTTTCGGATCAGGTTGCTTACTCGATCGCAGCCAAATACGACGCCGGAAACTGGTGGGCCGCCCTTTCCTATGCGAAGCATGACGAGCAGAAAGAAGTCGGCGTTGCTGCTGGTATCACGATGAACCAGTTCTCGGCGAAAGCTGTTTACCTGGACTATCAGGACCGCGACTCGCTGGTTATCGAAAGCGGCGGAGCTAACTTCGCTGATATTGGCGTGACCTTCGATAACGGCTACGAGCTTGAAAAGAGCTACGGTCTGTCGGCTGAGTACAACATGGACGCGCTCACCATCGGTGGTTTCTGGCGCCGGGACGAGTTCAACTCGGACCTGATCAACCCGGTAACCGGCGACGATTTCGGCGATGTTGATGCAGACTCGTTCGGTCTGGGTGCTGAATACGATTTGGGTGGCGGCGCTGTTCTGGCCGGTGGTATCATCGATACCGACTACCTGAACGACACCGTTGTCGACGCTGGTATCCGCTTCAAGTTCTGA
- the leuS gene encoding leucine--tRNA ligase has protein sequence MSYNPATSEPNWQQAWADADSFKAVRDERPKYYVLEMFPYPSGRIHMGHVRNYAMGDVVARFKRAQGFSVLHPMGWDAFGMPAENAAMEQGGHPRDWTYGNIATMRDQLKPLGLSIDWSREFATCDDDYVAQQQALFLDFLDAGLITRKSAQVNWDPVDMTVLANEQVIDGKGWRSGAPVERKELTQWFFRISDYSEELLSAIDGLEGWPDKVRLMQQNWIGKSRGLQFRFRTVDAPKGFDEIEVYTTRPDTLMGASFVALSPDHPLVKHLAESSPEIQAFIEECRRIGTTEEAIETAPKMGFDTGLSVTHPLDPEWKLPIWIANFVLMDYGTGAIFGSPAHDERDHEFATKYGLPIRATFGEHGMTLKQADAMVAKAPYVPLKSEIVTYVRGFSGQADQTGENAVIAAINHAEAEGYGEGVTKYRLRDWGISRQRYWGCPIPVVHCDTCGTVPEAKENLPVLLPQDVSFDQPGNPLDRHPTWRQATCPKCGGAATRETDTMDTFVDSSWYYARFTSPHADTPTNRADADYWMNVDQYIGGVEHAILHLLYSRFFARAMVKTGHLPEKAIEPFNALFTQGMVTHEIYTTRNDKGRAVYHLPEEVTYGKLTDGTPVTVIPSAKMSKSKKNVVDPVNIVANFGADTARWFMLSDSPPERDVEWTAAGAEAAYKFLSRVWRLADDIPDGGEDPELTRSAHRAIADVTKSIEGFAFNKAVAKLYELANAIGKSSAGGDARREVLRIMAQLMAPMVPHLAEEVWAKAGGQGMVVDAGWPKADPARLVDDSVTLPIQINGKRRAEISVAKDMPREEIESLVLADETVQRFLDGAPPKKLIVVPGRIVNVVA, from the coding sequence ATGTCCTATAATCCCGCAACCAGCGAACCTAATTGGCAGCAGGCATGGGCCGATGCCGACAGTTTCAAGGCTGTACGGGATGAGCGGCCCAAATATTACGTGCTGGAGATGTTCCCCTATCCTTCGGGGCGCATCCATATGGGCCATGTCCGCAACTATGCGATGGGCGATGTGGTGGCCCGGTTCAAACGGGCGCAGGGATTCTCGGTGCTGCACCCGATGGGATGGGACGCGTTCGGGATGCCCGCCGAGAATGCCGCAATGGAACAAGGCGGCCATCCGCGCGACTGGACCTATGGCAATATCGCCACCATGCGCGACCAGTTGAAACCGCTTGGCCTGTCTATCGACTGGAGTCGCGAATTCGCCACCTGCGATGATGATTATGTCGCGCAGCAACAGGCGCTTTTTCTGGATTTCCTTGATGCCGGGCTGATCACCCGCAAATCGGCTCAGGTGAACTGGGACCCGGTCGATATGACCGTGCTGGCGAATGAGCAGGTAATCGACGGCAAGGGCTGGCGTTCCGGTGCGCCGGTCGAGCGAAAAGAGCTGACGCAATGGTTCTTCCGCATCTCGGATTACTCCGAAGAGCTTCTGTCCGCCATTGACGGTCTGGAAGGCTGGCCCGACAAGGTCCGGCTGATGCAGCAGAACTGGATCGGCAAGTCGCGCGGCCTGCAATTCCGTTTCCGGACGGTCGATGCACCCAAAGGTTTCGACGAGATCGAAGTCTACACCACCCGCCCCGACACGCTCATGGGCGCAAGCTTTGTTGCTCTGTCGCCGGATCATCCCCTGGTGAAACATCTGGCCGAATCTTCGCCCGAGATTCAGGCTTTCATCGAGGAATGCCGCCGCATCGGCACAACCGAGGAAGCCATCGAAACCGCGCCGAAAATGGGTTTCGACACCGGGCTGAGCGTTACGCATCCTCTTGATCCGGAATGGAAACTTCCGATCTGGATCGCGAATTTCGTGTTGATGGATTACGGCACCGGCGCGATTTTCGGCTCTCCGGCCCATGACGAGCGCGACCATGAATTCGCCACGAAATACGGCCTGCCGATTCGCGCGACATTCGGTGAGCACGGCATGACGCTGAAACAGGCCGATGCAATGGTCGCGAAGGCTCCCTATGTGCCGCTGAAATCCGAGATCGTGACCTATGTGCGCGGCTTCTCTGGTCAGGCCGATCAGACCGGCGAGAATGCCGTGATCGCCGCGATTAACCATGCCGAGGCGGAAGGCTATGGCGAAGGCGTCACCAAATACCGCCTGCGCGACTGGGGCATTTCGCGGCAGCGTTACTGGGGCTGCCCGATTCCGGTCGTGCATTGCGATACATGCGGCACCGTGCCCGAGGCGAAAGAGAATCTGCCGGTGCTGCTGCCGCAGGATGTCAGCTTCGACCAGCCCGGCAACCCGCTGGACCGCCACCCGACCTGGCGTCAGGCGACCTGCCCCAAATGCGGCGGCGCGGCGACCCGCGAAACCGACACGATGGATACTTTCGTCGATTCGAGCTGGTACTACGCCCGCTTCACCTCGCCCCATGCAGACACGCCGACGAATCGCGCCGATGCCGATTACTGGATGAATGTTGACCAGTATATCGGTGGTGTAGAGCATGCGATCCTGCATTTGCTCTATTCCCGCTTCTTCGCCCGCGCGATGGTCAAGACCGGCCATCTACCCGAAAAGGCAATCGAGCCGTTCAACGCGCTGTTCACGCAGGGCATGGTCACGCATGAGATCTATACGACGCGGAACGATAAGGGCCGGGCGGTCTATCACCTGCCAGAAGAGGTCACCTACGGGAAGCTGACGGATGGAACCCCCGTCACGGTGATTCCCTCGGCCAAGATGTCGAAATCCAAGAAAAACGTGGTGGACCCCGTCAATATCGTCGCCAATTTCGGCGCCGACACTGCCCGCTGGTTCATGCTGTCCGATTCGCCGCCCGAGCGTGACGTGGAATGGACCGCCGCCGGGGCCGAGGCGGCGTATAAATTCCTCTCACGCGTCTGGCGACTGGCCGATGATATCCCTGACGGAGGCGAGGACCCCGAACTGACCCGAAGCGCCCATCGCGCCATTGCCGATGTGACGAAATCCATCGAGGGGTTTGCATTCAACAAGGCCGTGGCAAAGCTGTACGAACTTGCCAACGCCATCGGCAAATCCAGCGCCGGCGGCGATGCACGGCGTGAGGTGCTGCGGATCATGGCGCAGCTTATGGCGCCGATGGTGCCGCATCTGGCCGAAGAAGTCTGGGCCAAGGCGGGCGGTCAGGGCATGGTTGTCGATGCTGGCTGGCCGAAAGCCGATCCGGCGCGGCTGGTCGATGATTCGGTCACTCTGCCGATCCAGATCAACGGTAAGCGCCGGGCCGAGATCAGCGTGGCGAAGGACATGCCCCGCGAGGAAATCGAATCGCTGGTGCTCGCCGATGAGACGGTGCAGCGTTTCCTTGACGGAGCGCCGCCGAAAAAGCTGATCGTGGTTCCGGGACGGATCGTCAATGTGGTCGCGTAA
- a CDS encoding NAD(P)/FAD-dependent oxidoreductase has translation MTEALVIGAGPAGLMAAGTIAEAGHRVILTEAMPTPARKFLMAGKSGLNLTMDEPDERFRQNISLGSGGCPPPHPQGYFSQDESRFGPAEVMGWARGLGIELFTGSTGRVFPVGMKASPLLRAWLARLRRAGVDLRTRWRWRGFDGDGYGFETPDGYRVLRPDAVVLALGGASWPRLGSDAAWVPFLTARDVGVAPFRPANMGIRINWSGKMAPFFGQPVKGTALHAGERTSRGEWVISAQGIEGGGVYSVASAIRDGALGRLDLAPDLDEAVLAKRFSVPRGKLSVGNWLRRVLGNPVKVALLLEWGQTLPRDPEDWARRVKSLPVHHEGPMGLERAISSAGGIRLDALTPSLEIRGLPGVFAAGEMLDWEAPTGGYLITHCLGQGLLAGQAAADYLAAARR, from the coding sequence GTGACCGAGGCTCTGGTTATCGGGGCGGGGCCTGCCGGGCTGATGGCTGCCGGGACGATTGCAGAGGCCGGTCATCGGGTGATTCTCACCGAGGCGATGCCGACCCCGGCCCGTAAATTCCTGATGGCGGGGAAATCGGGGCTGAATCTGACGATGGATGAGCCCGATGAGCGGTTCAGGCAGAATATCAGCCTCGGAAGCGGGGGCTGCCCGCCCCCGCACCCCCAGGGATATTTCAGCCAGGATGAAAGCCGTTTTGGACCTGCGGAGGTGATGGGCTGGGCGCGAGGGTTGGGGATCGAGCTTTTCACCGGCTCGACCGGGCGGGTGTTTCCGGTCGGGATGAAAGCCTCGCCGCTTTTGCGGGCCTGGCTGGCGCGACTGCGGCGAGCGGGCGTGGATCTGCGGACGCGCTGGCGCTGGCGTGGCTTTGACGGGGATGGATACGGTTTTGAGACGCCGGACGGGTATCGGGTGCTGCGGCCCGATGCCGTGGTGCTAGCGCTTGGCGGGGCAAGCTGGCCGCGACTGGGATCGGATGCGGCATGGGTTCCGTTTCTGACAGCGCGGGATGTGGGGGTCGCGCCGTTTCGTCCCGCGAATATGGGGATACGTATCAACTGGTCCGGGAAGATGGCACCGTTTTTCGGGCAGCCCGTCAAAGGCACCGCGCTTCACGCAGGCGAAAGGACCAGTCGCGGGGAATGGGTGATCTCGGCGCAGGGAATTGAGGGGGGCGGCGTTTACAGCGTCGCCTCGGCGATTCGCGATGGTGCTTTGGGGCGGCTGGATCTTGCGCCGGATCTGGATGAAGCCGTGCTTGCGAAACGCTTTTCCGTACCGCGCGGGAAGCTGTCGGTCGGGAACTGGCTGCGCCGGGTTCTGGGAAATCCGGTTAAAGTCGCTTTGCTGCTGGAATGGGGGCAGACCTTGCCACGCGATCCGGAGGACTGGGCGCGGCGTGTGAAATCTCTGCCGGTTCATCATGAGGGGCCGATGGGGCTGGAGCGGGCGATCTCTTCCGCCGGGGGAATCAGGCTGGATGCGTTAACCCCATCGCTGGAGATTCGCGGCCTGCCGGGTGTCTTTGCCGCCGGTGAAATGCTGGATTGGGAAGCGCCGACGGGCGGCTATCTGATCACCCATTGCCTTGGTCAGGGTCTCTTGGCCGGACAGGCCGCAGCGGATTATCTGGCGGCCGCACGGCGATAG
- a CDS encoding glutathione S-transferase family protein — MYRVIGRSDSRAFRVLWVLEELGQPFEHDPAAPRSDGVVAFNPAGKVPVLVDDGIPITDSTAIIQYLADRHGGLTHPAGTRDRARQDSLTQFLLDEFDAVLWTAARHSFVLPEELRVSGIKDSLRWEFQRSQETLKQRVGEGPFLMGGDMTVPDVILTHCLSWAMAARFPLTDGWLPDYMARMKARAAYRRAAAR, encoded by the coding sequence ATGTATCGCGTTATCGGAAGATCGGACAGCCGCGCCTTCAGGGTTCTCTGGGTGCTTGAGGAACTCGGCCAGCCCTTCGAGCACGATCCCGCCGCGCCCCGCTCGGATGGTGTGGTGGCGTTCAACCCGGCGGGGAAGGTGCCGGTGCTGGTCGATGACGGCATTCCGATCACCGATTCCACCGCCATCATCCAGTATCTCGCGGATCGCCACGGCGGTCTGACCCATCCCGCCGGCACACGCGACCGGGCGCGTCAGGACAGTCTGACCCAGTTCCTGCTGGACGAATTCGATGCCGTGCTGTGGACGGCGGCCCGTCACAGTTTCGTTCTGCCTGAAGAACTGCGCGTCTCGGGCATCAAGGATTCGCTGCGATGGGAGTTTCAGCGCAGTCAGGAGACCCTGAAGCAACGTGTCGGAGAGGGGCCTTTTCTGATGGGTGGCGACATGACCGTGCCGGATGTAATCCTGACACATTGCCTGAGTTGGGCAATGGCGGCGAGATTTCCGCTGACCGATGGGTGGCTGCCGGACTATATGGCGCGGATGAAGGCGCGTGCCGCCTATCGCCGTGCGGCCGCCAGATAA
- the holA gene encoding DNA polymerase III subunit delta yields the protein MILKGAEIGRYLARPDPTRPALLIYGQDAMRVALKRAEAVAALTGPNADEEMRLTRLPGADLRKDAAALMDAVKAVGFFPGQRVVLVEDTPDAAAPAIAAALEEWAHGDAVIVVTAGGLSKSSALRKLFEPHQQAVTTPIYDDPPGEEEITRWLSDAGLTEIERDAMRDLLELSRALDPGDFRQTVEKISLYKFQDDTALSSAEVALMAPATIDAEVDELIDIVAEGKSDRFGQMMRRIEGQGIAPVTICIAALRHFRALHAASADPGGPQAGLSRLRPPVFGPRRDRMARQVQSWGMRNLEEAVHHLLDTDLQLRSSTRAPQMALIERALIRLTMTPRGSR from the coding sequence ATGATTCTGAAAGGCGCCGAAATAGGGCGCTATCTGGCGCGACCGGACCCGACCCGGCCCGCGCTTCTGATCTATGGACAGGACGCGATGCGCGTCGCGCTGAAACGCGCCGAGGCCGTGGCGGCGCTGACCGGACCCAATGCCGATGAGGAAATGCGCCTGACCCGCCTTCCCGGCGCGGATCTGCGCAAGGATGCGGCGGCGCTGATGGATGCGGTGAAGGCGGTCGGCTTCTTTCCGGGCCAGCGCGTTGTGCTGGTCGAGGACACGCCCGATGCCGCAGCACCCGCCATCGCCGCCGCTCTGGAGGAATGGGCGCATGGCGATGCGGTGATCGTGGTGACCGCTGGCGGGCTGAGCAAATCATCCGCCCTGCGCAAGCTGTTCGAACCGCATCAACAGGCCGTCACCACGCCGATTTATGACGATCCGCCGGGCGAAGAGGAGATCACGCGATGGCTCTCAGATGCGGGCCTAACCGAGATCGAACGTGACGCGATGCGCGATCTTCTGGAATTGTCCCGTGCGCTCGATCCCGGAGATTTCCGCCAGACGGTCGAGAAAATTTCGCTGTACAAGTTTCAGGACGATACAGCGCTGAGTTCCGCCGAGGTTGCGCTGATGGCTCCGGCCACGATCGACGCCGAGGTGGATGAGCTGATCGATATCGTCGCCGAGGGTAAATCGGACCGTTTCGGCCAGATGATGCGCCGGATCGAGGGACAGGGCATCGCGCCGGTGACGATCTGCATCGCCGCCCTGCGCCATTTCCGTGCCCTCCATGCCGCCAGCGCCGATCCGGGCGGGCCGCAGGCCGGGCTTTCCCGGCTGCGCCCTCCGGTTTTCGGGCCGCGCCGCGACCGCATGGCGCGTCAGGTGCAAAGCTGGGGCATGCGCAATCTGGAAGAGGCCGTGCATCATCTGCTGGACACCGATCTGCAACTGCGCAGCTCGACCCGAGCACCGCAAATGGCATTGATCGAACGTGCCCTGATCCGGCTGACGATGACGCCGCGCGGCTCGCGGTGA
- a CDS encoding DUF3576 domain-containing protein, giving the protein MQQPNASSEMIADGVTEEGNSIWDLFSNRQSTNDTVAVNKYLWNSSLEVLNFLPIQSIDPFTGVIVTGYGTPPGGGRSYRATVHITDPALDARSLRLSLQGPGGSAVAPGTVRAVEDAILTRARQLRVADGKL; this is encoded by the coding sequence ATGCAGCAGCCGAATGCGTCGTCGGAAATGATTGCAGATGGCGTCACCGAGGAAGGCAACTCGATCTGGGACCTGTTCTCGAATCGGCAAAGCACGAATGACACGGTCGCAGTGAACAAATATCTCTGGAATTCCAGCCTTGAGGTGCTGAACTTCCTGCCGATCCAGTCGATTGACCCCTTCACCGGCGTCATCGTGACCGGATACGGTACCCCTCCCGGAGGCGGGCGCAGCTATCGCGCAACGGTTCATATCACCGATCCGGCCCTTGACGCCCGCTCTCTGCGGTTGTCGCTGCAGGGACCCGGCGGTTCGGCTGTGGCTCCGGGGACCGTGCGCGCTGTCGAAGATGCGATTCTCACCCGGGCACGCCAGCTTCGCGTGGCAGACGGCAAGCTGTAA
- the lptE gene encoding LPS assembly lipoprotein LptE produces MWSRNPLARRAVLAGAVASLAACTLTPAYGPGGTGTALHGRVALPEPDDVDSFALNRRLIERLGHEDSAAYRLEYRLTTASVPQAITADEVTTRYSVNGTADFSLTDILTGAVITQGRVSSFTSYSAVGTTIATISAERDAHERLMVMLADRIVTWLLATGPRPQQ; encoded by the coding sequence ATGTGGTCGCGTAACCCCCTCGCCCGCCGGGCGGTTCTTGCCGGTGCGGTGGCGTCGCTGGCGGCATGTACGCTGACACCGGCCTATGGTCCGGGCGGGACAGGCACAGCGCTTCATGGCCGGGTGGCCTTGCCCGAACCTGACGATGTGGACAGTTTCGCGCTGAATCGCAGGCTGATCGAGCGGCTCGGCCATGAGGACAGCGCCGCATACCGGCTGGAATATCGCCTGACCACGGCCAGCGTTCCGCAGGCGATTACGGCTGATGAGGTGACGACGCGCTATTCGGTCAACGGCACGGCGGATTTTTCCCTGACCGATATCCTGACCGGCGCGGTAATCACACAGGGCCGGGTGTCCAGCTTCACCTCATATTCGGCGGTCGGCACCACGATTGCGACGATCTCGGCGGAACGCGACGCGCATGAGCGTCTGATGGTGATGCTGGCCGACCGGATCGTGACCTGGCTGCTGGCTACCGGACCACGACCGCAGCAATGA
- a CDS encoding LysE family translocator — translation MIWDSIANIPAAELGTFIVGGLLLNVAPGQDVLFASACGIKGGPRAGAVAGIGVGLGVLFHLTLATIGLGAVIAAHPGLLRAIKYIGAGYLLFLAWQSWNAQPHSPDKAPPESLWRILRRGMLSNMLNPKPVLFLLAFLPQFTKVEYGPVWHQILGLGLIFATTGTLVTIAYGIVAGWLGLRLGRHLGVMNRVAAIIFAGLAVRMVAK, via the coding sequence ATGATCTGGGACAGTATCGCGAATATCCCGGCGGCAGAGCTGGGGACCTTCATTGTGGGCGGGCTTCTTCTGAATGTCGCGCCGGGACAGGATGTGCTGTTCGCCTCGGCCTGCGGCATCAAGGGTGGTCCGCGTGCCGGAGCGGTGGCGGGCATAGGCGTCGGGCTTGGCGTGCTGTTCCACCTGACTCTGGCGACAATCGGTCTGGGCGCGGTGATCGCGGCACATCCCGGCCTGTTGCGGGCGATCAAATATATCGGCGCGGGCTATCTGCTGTTTCTCGCCTGGCAAAGCTGGAACGCGCAGCCGCACAGCCCCGACAAGGCTCCACCGGAAAGCCTGTGGCGTATCCTGCGGCGCGGGATGCTGTCCAATATGCTGAACCCGAAGCCGGTCCTGTTCCTGCTGGCCTTCCTGCCGCAATTTACCAAAGTTGAATATGGCCCGGTCTGGCATCAGATCCTCGGCCTCGGGCTGATCTTCGCCACCACCGGCACGCTGGTCACGATTGCTTACGGGATCGTCGCAGGCTGGCTGGGTCTGCGGCTGGGACGCCATCTGGGCGTGATGAACCGCGTCGCCGCGATCATCTTCGCGGGGCTGGCCGTGCGTATGGTCGCAAAGTGA
- a CDS encoding PaaI family thioesterase, with translation MNDDARLNDVAMRQPAFARTLGISILEASRERVVMELPVTEALSNRNGVMHGGAILGLTDNAGGTASSLNLKDGENTVTLESKVNFLRPIRIGDVARATVTPVHVGNTTQIWQIAVTRGDGKLAAQVTQTQMTIAWKEPAEVPKA, from the coding sequence ATGAACGATGATGCCCGCCTGAACGACGTCGCGATGCGTCAGCCAGCCTTTGCCAGAACGCTTGGAATCTCGATACTGGAAGCTTCACGCGAAAGGGTGGTGATGGAGTTGCCCGTGACCGAGGCGCTTTCCAACCGGAATGGCGTCATGCATGGAGGCGCGATTCTGGGGCTTACCGATAATGCAGGCGGCACAGCGTCGTCTCTGAACCTGAAAGATGGCGAAAACACCGTGACGCTGGAATCCAAGGTGAATTTCCTGCGCCCGATCCGTATCGGCGATGTGGCCCGCGCCACGGTGACGCCGGTTCATGTCGGCAACACGACCCAGATCTGGCAGATCGCGGTGACGCGCGGTGACGGCAAGCTGGCTGCGCAGGTGACGCAGACCCAGATGACCATCGCCTGGAAGGAACCTGCCGAGGTCCCGAAAGCCTAG
- a CDS encoding RluA family pseudouridine synthase: protein MSDYNPPRDPPVILHEDHEILIVNKQSGLLSVPGRGPDKADCLIERLRGAFPTVLLVHRLDMDTSGVMVFALTPHAQRNLSGQFEARRVKKTYYARVAGQVVGKTGTIELPLIVDWPNRPLQKVDHEHGRPARTDWRVVRASDDETRIRLYPLTGRSHQLRVHMREIGHPILGDPLYAKGSAAAYPRLMLHAESLRVKHPDSDMQMSFSAKVPF from the coding sequence ATTTCAGACTATAACCCGCCCCGCGATCCGCCGGTCATCCTGCATGAGGATCACGAAATCCTCATCGTCAACAAACAATCCGGCCTGCTCTCCGTCCCCGGCAGAGGTCCCGACAAGGCCGATTGCCTGATCGAGCGACTGCGCGGTGCCTTCCCGACCGTGCTTCTGGTCCACCGGCTTGATATGGACACGTCCGGGGTGATGGTCTTCGCCCTGACGCCCCACGCGCAGCGCAACCTCTCGGGCCAGTTCGAGGCACGGCGCGTGAAAAAGACCTATTACGCCCGTGTCGCGGGCCAGGTCGTCGGGAAAACAGGAACAATCGAGCTGCCGCTGATCGTCGACTGGCCGAACCGCCCTCTTCAGAAAGTCGATCACGAACATGGCCGCCCGGCACGGACCGACTGGCGGGTGGTGCGGGCCTCGGATGACGAAACCCGGATCAGGCTGTACCCGCTGACCGGGCGCAGCCATCAGCTTCGCGTCCATATGCGTGAAATCGGCCACCCCATTCTGGGCGATCCTCTTTACGCAAAAGGCAGCGCGGCGGCCTATCCGCGCCTGATGCTGCACGCGGAATCGCTTCGGGTGAAACATCCCGACAGCGACATGCAGATGAGCTTTTCCGCGAAGGTCCCGTTCTGA